One Ruficoccus amylovorans DNA window includes the following coding sequences:
- a CDS encoding prepilin-type N-terminal cleavage/methylation domain-containing protein, giving the protein MKRHRPGFTLIELLVVMGIIIILASLTIGIQRYVYSVQSTAKAKADLQAISTALETFKMRYGDYPWLGSANTATASGDLSTDTSSDLYRVLKGELIIMYKDGEDGAPGSYGMHPPATIKPLLDVRNLSVGEKGSIKFVADPWGNPYKYSYKSKAKDTNWQGVGFTIISMGPNGVVTPAIFNRVKLGDMPTQTEYRAETEAQLKDIEDVSTEWPSHDDVVPNMQ; this is encoded by the coding sequence ATGAAACGTCACCGCCCCGGTTTTACCCTGATCGAGCTCCTTGTCGTGATGGGGATCATCATCATTCTGGCCAGCCTCACTATCGGCATCCAGCGCTACGTGTACAGCGTCCAGTCCACCGCCAAGGCCAAGGCCGACCTGCAAGCCATCTCGACCGCTTTGGAGACATTCAAGATGCGCTACGGCGACTATCCCTGGCTTGGCTCGGCCAATACGGCCACGGCCTCAGGCGACCTCAGCACAGATACTTCATCGGACCTTTACCGTGTGCTCAAGGGCGAGCTCATCATCATGTACAAGGATGGTGAGGACGGTGCACCCGGCAGCTACGGCATGCACCCGCCAGCCACCATCAAGCCCTTGCTCGATGTGCGCAATCTCTCTGTGGGCGAAAAGGGCAGTATCAAGTTTGTGGCTGATCCATGGGGCAACCCTTACAAGTACTCCTACAAGTCGAAGGCCAAGGATACCAACTGGCAGGGCGTTGGCTTCACCATAATTTCGATGGGACCGAACGGAGTCGTGACCCCGGCAATCTTTAACCGGGTCAAGCTTGGCGACATGCCCACCCAGACCGAATACCGGGCCGAAACCGAGGCCCAGCTAAAGGACATCGAAGATGTGTCCACGGAGTGGCCGAGTCATGACGACGTGGTCCCCAATATGCAGTAA
- a CDS encoding type II secretion system protein: MKHQHSRTTGFTLIELLMVIAVIGILSAILIPTVGAARQSMNRASARGLYSSIANGVAAFQADNGYYPFSRAYSKTDTEGRPYIAFSTEDVDLVGALSGEDTSENRKGRTYMKFDGDVLDPDSNSPELYDAWGNKDIGIIIAPQGMIYSGMVQSLNLKGYDDKSYTYKLQEALETRILVFGFESVTQSGSKKLARFTTFPGLTSEESTAEQ; this comes from the coding sequence ATGAAGCACCAGCATTCAAGAACCACTGGTTTCACCCTGATCGAACTGCTCATGGTCATCGCCGTGATCGGGATTTTGTCGGCGATCCTCATCCCGACCGTGGGCGCGGCCCGTCAGTCCATGAACCGGGCCTCGGCGCGGGGGCTTTACTCGTCGATTGCCAACGGGGTAGCGGCCTTTCAGGCCGACAACGGTTATTATCCGTTTTCAAGAGCGTATTCAAAAACGGATACAGAAGGCCGTCCTTACATCGCCTTCAGCACGGAGGATGTGGACCTCGTAGGGGCTCTCTCGGGCGAGGACACCAGCGAGAATCGCAAGGGCCGCACATACATGAAGTTTGACGGGGATGTGCTCGACCCCGACTCGAACAGCCCCGAGCTCTACGACGCGTGGGGCAACAAGGACATCGGCATCATCATTGCCCCGCAGGGCATGATTTACTCCGGCATGGTGCAGTCACTCAACCTCAAGGGCTACGACGACAAGAGCTACACGTACAAGCTCCAGGAGGCGCTGGAGACGCGGATTTTGGTCTTCGGTTTCGAGTCCGTCACCCAAAGCGGCTCCAAGAAGCTGGCACGCTTCACCACCTTTCCCGGCCTCACCAGTGAGGAGAGCACCGCCGAGCAGTAA
- a CDS encoding type II secretion system protein: protein MKTPLPLSSRRRTSPAFTLIELLTVIAVIGILAAILIPVVGGARRSAMAAKSRYEFTQLANACQSFKADYGWWPMEGSTNPVSTEDSNIIAILSGNQSDYQGARKLNRRMVGYYSPGNTVEYNNKDYTIDGFGNSDINILFDTSGDKVPKISASRVNGTSLKTGNPKDNPSGRETMNPGLPSGDDIRASVVVFSAGDGTKAVGTWVE, encoded by the coding sequence ATGAAAACACCTCTCCCACTCTCGTCACGGCGGCGAACTAGCCCGGCCTTTACCCTGATCGAACTGCTGACGGTGATTGCCGTCATCGGCATCTTGGCGGCAATCCTGATCCCCGTGGTCGGCGGGGCTCGTCGTTCGGCTATGGCGGCTAAGTCGCGTTATGAGTTCACGCAGCTTGCCAACGCCTGCCAGTCGTTTAAGGCCGACTACGGCTGGTGGCCGATGGAGGGATCGACCAACCCGGTTTCGACCGAGGACTCGAACATCATTGCGATCTTGAGCGGGAACCAGAGCGATTATCAGGGAGCCCGCAAACTCAACCGCCGCATGGTTGGCTACTACTCGCCCGGCAACACCGTCGAGTACAACAACAAGGACTACACCATCGACGGGTTTGGCAACTCCGACATCAACATCCTGTTCGACACCAGCGGCGACAAAGTCCCCAAGATCAGCGCCAGCCGGGTCAACGGGACCTCTCTTAAAACCGGCAACCCCAAGGACAACCCGTCGGGGCGCGAAACCATGAACCCCGGCCTACCCAGCGGGGACGACATCCGGGCATCGGTGGTCGTGTTCTCCGCCGGGGACGGGACCAAGGCCGTCGGCACTTGGGTCGAATAA